GACCTTCCTGGGCTACGTCGCGGTGGGCATTCCCGGCGCGTTCCCGGTGGTGCTCGCGCTGTGGGCGTTCGGCGCCGGGCTGGCCTGGGCGATCGGGCCGACCGCGGGCGTGGTCGCCGCCAACACGCTGGCCGTGATGATGGTGGTGGTGCAGCTGCCGGTCTCGGTGCCCACCGCGGTCGAGCACGGGCTGCTCTGCTCGGTCGGCGGCGCCGTCCAGGCCCTGGTGGTGACGGTCTGGCCGATCGACAGCTGGCGGGCCCAGCGCGACGCGCTCGCCGACATCTACGCCGGGCTCGGCGACTACGCCCGCCGGCTGCGCCACGACCCGGTGGCGCAGGTCGACCCGGAGCCGTTCATCGTCGGGCGGCAGGCCGCCCGGCTGACCGCCCGGCAGGCCAGGCGCCGCCCGCCCGAGCTGCGCGGCCTGCGCACCATCGCCGAGCGAATCCGCCCCGCGCTGGCCGCGCTCGCCGACCCCCGGGTCGGGGCCGCCGAGGAGGGCGCCGAGCGGGACCGGGCCCGCGAGGTGCTGGCCGCCGCCGCCGACGTGCTGGACGCGCTGGCCCGGGCGATCCGCAGCGGCGACCCGGTCCGGCTGCCCAGGGACACCCCCGGCCTGGCGCTGGCCCGCCCCGGCAGCGGCGAGGACCTGCTGCGCGGCGCCGCCCGCCGCTCGGCCCGCCGGCTGTCCGGCCTGCTGGGCCGGGCCGCCGACCGGCTGGACCGGCAGGACCGCACCACCGTGCAGTCCCGCACCGCGCCCACCACCACCGGCCTGCGCCGCCCGCCGCTGGTCAAGGTCGCGCCCGCCGCGCTGGCCACCGTCGGGCGGCAGCTGCACCGGCACTCGGCGATCTTCCACCACGCGGCGCGGATGGCCGTGGTGGTCACCTCCGCCTACCTGGCGTCCCGGCTGCTGCGGATCGAGCACGGCTACTGGGCGCCGATGACCTCCGCGATGGTGATGCGCCCGGACTTCGCGCAGACCTTCAGCCGCGGCGTGGCCCGGGTGGCCGGGACGGCCGCCGGGGTGCTGCTCTCCACCGCGGTGGTGCAGCTGTTCGACCCCGGGGACTGGGTGCTGGCGGTGCTGGCGGTGTGCTGCATGGGCCTGGCCTACCTGACCATGCGCACCGGGTACGCGGTGATGACGGTGGCGATCTCCTCGTACGTGGTGTTCCTGCTCGGCCTCCAGCCCGGCGACCCGGTGAAACTGGCCGTGGACCGGGTGTCGATGACGCTGCTGGGCGGTTTCGTCGCGCTCGCCGCGTACGCGCTGTTCCCGACCTGGCAGACCGCCCGGCTGCCGGAGCGCCTCGCCGAGTGGCTGGCCTCGGCGGGGCGGTACGCGGCGGCGGTGTTCGGCGCGTACGGGGACCCGGCGGGCGGGCGGGCCGAGCGGGAGGTGCGGCCGGCGCTGCTGGACGTGCGGGAGGCCCGCAGCGAGATGCTGGCGGCGCTGGACCGGGCCGAGGTGGAGCCGGTGCGGCACTCCGAGCAGGTGCCGGAGCTGAGCCGCAAGCAGTTCGACAAGGCCCGCTCCGCGGTCGGCATGCTGGACCGCTCCACCGTCCTGCTGGAGGCCCACCTGCCCGGCGAGGACGCCCCGCCGGTGCCCGGGGCCGGCGCGTTCGGCGAAGAGCTGCGGGACGCCACCGCGCTGGCCGCCGCCTCGGTGCTGCTCGGCCAGGACGTCGACTTCACTCTGCTGCGCGAGGCCCACCGGACCTGGGACCACCAGCTCGCCGCGCTGCCCCGGGACGACCGGATCGACGTCGTCCGGGCCGGGGCCCGGCTGGTCATGCAGGCCCTGACCGAGCTGGAGCGCGCGGTGCGGACGCGGCCGCAGCCGGCCCGCCCGGAGCCCGTACCGTTGGGGGCGTGAGCGACACCTCGGTGCCCCAGTCGGGCGCGCAGTACGACGACCTTGGCGACGACCGGGAGATCGGCGTCGGCCCGCACCCCGAGCCGTGGCCCGACGACCCCCGGCTGGACCCGGAGCTGCTGGCCGCCGGGGACCGCCGCAACGTGGTGGACGGCTACCGCTACTGGCGGCACGAGGCGATCGTCGCGGACCTGGACACCCGGCGGCACGGCTTCCACGTCGCGGTCGAGAACTGGCAGCACGACTTCAACATCGGCTCGGTGGTGCGCACCGCGAACGCCTTCCTGGCCGGTGAGGTGCACATCGTGGGGCGGCGGCGCTGGAACCGGCGCGGCGCCATGGTCACCGACCGCTACCAGCACGTGCGCCACCACGGCTCGGTGGCCTCGCTGGCCGGGTACGCCGCCGAGCGCGGGCTGCCGGTGATCGGCATCGACAACCTGCCGGGCGCGGTGCCGCTGGAGACCTTCCGGCTGCCCGAGCGCTGCGTGCTGCTGTTCGGGCAGGAGGGGCCGGGGCTGACGCCCGAGGCGTGGGAGCACGCGGCGGCGGTCTGCTCGATCGCCCAGTTCGGCTCCACCCGCTCGATCAACGCGGGGGCCGCCGCCGCGATCGCCATGCACGCGTGGGTGCGGGAGCACGCCGCGCCCTGAGCGCGCTCCCGCCGGGGGTCAGGCGAACAGCAGCTTCCAGGTGTGCGGGCCCGGGTAGCCGTCGGCCTCGGCGCCCGTCCAGCCCTGGGCGCGCTGGAAGGCGGCCACGTTGAGGCGGTCGGCCTCGCCCCAGTCCCGGCTCGGGCCCTCCCGGTAGGCGGCACCGTAGCCCTTGCGGACCAGTTGCCGGCCGAGCAGCAGCACGTCGTCGTTGACCTGCCCAGGGCCGAACCGGCCGGCACCCGGGAAGGGCGGAGCGGGCGGGGCGGGCGGGGTGGTCGGAGCGGTCGGTGGCGGCGGGGCGGGGGTGCCGGGGGCGGGCACGGGCGCACCGGGAGCCGGGGTGCCGGGGGCGGGCGCGGGGGCGGTGGCGGCCGGGGCGGCCGGGGGGATGTCCTTGCCCTTGTGGTGCACCAGCAGGTCCCAGGTGTCCTTGCCGGGGTAGCCGTCGGCCTCGGCGCCGCGCCAGCCCTGGGCCAGCTGGAACGCCTCGGTGGCCTGCCGGTCGGCCTCGCCCCAGTCGGGGCTGGGGCCCTCGTGGTAGAACCGCCCGCCGCCGCGCTCGACCAGCATGGTGCCCAGCCGCGTCACGTACGGGTTGACCTTCCCCGGCCCGAACGTGTCCGCCCCCGGGAAGGCGTCGGCGTCCGGCGCGGGCATCGGCTGGCTCAACCCCTTGTAGCGGTACGGGAGGTAGCCGCTCGCGTTGCTCCAGTACGCGTACGGGGTGCTGCGCTCGGTGGTGCCCGGGCGGGTCTGCTCCAGGGCGGTGTACCTGGTGCGGGCGGCGTCCAGCCAGCCGCCGAACAGCACGGCGTGCGAGCCGCCCTGCGGGTCCTTGGGGTTGTTGTAGATCAGCGCGTCGCCGGGCTGGAGGTCGTCCTTGGTGATCCGGTCGGCGAAGTCCGGCAGGGTCCAGGTGGTCTGGCTGCTGCCCAGGCCCCAGGCCATCGACACGAAGCCGGAGCAGTCCTGGCGGTAGCCGTCGGACCAGTACGTGCTCATGCTGTACGGCACTTTCCGGGCCACCCAGGCCCGGGCCCGTTGCAGGATCTCGGCCCGGGTGGTGGCGGGCTGGGCGGATATCGAGCGTCTGGGCTGGACTTCGGCGCCGTACGGGCCGGCCACCCCGCCCTGGGGCGAGTCGGGTATCGACGGGCTGCTGTCGGTGCGCGGCGCGGCGGTGACGCCGGCCGTCCCGGCGCCCAGGACGCCGCCGACGGCGGCCAGCAGGAAGGCCGCGCGGCGCGCCCCGCGGGCGGAGCACCGGCCCGGTCGGGCGGCGAGCGAACGGGCCAGGCGGCGGTCGGCGCAGCCCGGACAGCCGCAGGAGGCGTCCGGCTCGACATCGCTGAACTCCATCAGCACGGGGTCCTGCCTTTCCTCGGTGAGTGGGACTCACGTTCCCCGCGGGGAGCGGTGCGGACCACCCGATGGGCGGTCCGGCAGGGCGGTTCGGGTGAACGGCCGCACCGCGGGGTCGGGCGTGGCGGGGCCGGTCACGACCGGTGGGAGGAAAGGGGTGAAACGGAGGAAAGCGGATGAAACCGAGGTAAATGTGACGAAGTGGAACGAAAGGGAGCAAACGGGAAGGAAAGGGAAGGATGGGGAAGGAAGCGGAGGGAAGGGGAGGGCGGGACGGAGCCGCGCGGGAGCCCGACCGGGCGCCGCGACTACTCCCACTGCCAGCGGATGCCCACCTGGCCGGGCTGCTGGTCGGCGGTGAGGACGTGGGCGCTGGCCGAGGCGCCGATCCACAGCGGCTCGCGGTGGCGGTCGACCTCGGCGCCGGGGGCGCGGTCGAAGCGCTCGCACTGGACGGGGACGGTGGCGGGGTCGAAGTGCACCTGGAGGACGTACTCCCGCACCGGCGCGGCGAAGAAGCGTCCGTAGTCGATGGTGGGGCCGGAGTCGGGGATCTGCACCTCGTACTCCAGGACGGTGGAGTCGCCGAGGCCCAGCGGCCGGTCGAGCAGCAGTTCGGCGACCAGCAGCCCGCTGAGCGGGCGGCGGCGGACCCGGCCGAGGCGGGCGTGCCGGACGGAGGTGATCTCGGGGCAGGTCTGGACGCCCTCGTCGGCCTTGTGGACCACCACGTGCCGGGTGACGCCGTCCACGGTGGCGCGGACCACCTGGCGCATCCGCAGCAGGTGGCCGCGGCGGGAGGCGTCGACGTAGTAGGCGTCGTGGATGGACTGGCGCTCCAGCTGGCCGGCCGGCGGGGCGTCGAGTTCGGCGAAGACCTCGGCGAGTTCGGCCTGGCCGGGCCAGACCTGCTCGACCCGCAGGCCGTCGGGCGCCGGGCCCTGGGTGACCCAGCGGCCGCGCGGGCGGGGCGGGCCGAGCAGCGAGGTGAGCGCGGCGTGCCGCAGGCCGAGCAGTTCCTCGAGCAGGTGGACGGCGCGCAGCGAGGTGGCGCGCTCGGGCTGGCTGCGTCCGCGCCGCCAGTAACTGAGTGTGGTGACACTGACCCTGACGCCCTGTTTGGCCAGGGCGGCCCGGATTCGGTCGAGGCTGAGCCCGCTGGTCTCGATGGCGGCGTTGAGCACGTCGGCGAAGCCGCTCTGCAGGACCGGCGGGACGGGTATGCCGGTCGGCGGGGCGCCGAGGCCGGTCGGCGTGCTGCCGAGGCCGGCCGACGGGACGGACACGCCCACCGGCGGGGTGCCGACGCCGACCGGCGACTGCTCGCCGCCGCCGCCCGACGGCGGCCGGCCGCTGTGCTCGCGCTGGCCGACCAGCCGGAGCCGACCGGAGTGCTGAGGTTGTTGTGAGCCCATGCGACACCCTTCCCACCCGGCGGGTTCGGCGGGTCCGCCCCCCGGCCCCACGGTGCGTCGGCGGGGCGTCGGTGGTGCGCCGCCGAGCGTGTGGGAACCCTATTGAGGGTTGAGAGGCTACGTCATCAATCAGGACATATGACAGTGGTCACGACAAGTATTTCGCGGGCGGAGCGAATCGGAAACACTCCTGACACACCGGTGCCGGGAGACCCTGGGCGGGTCTCCCGGCACCGGTGCCGACAGGGGGTCAGGACACGTTGAGCGCGGTGTCGTCGAGCACGAAGGAGGTCTGCAGCGAGGAGTCCTCCACGCCGTTGAACTTCACCGTGACGGTCTGTCCGGCGTACGAGGACAGGTCGATCGTCTTCTGCGCGTAGCCGGTGTTCTTGTCGAGGTTGGAGTACGTGGCGACGGTGGTGCCGTTCACCGAGACGGTCAGCTTGTCGTACGCGGTGCTGCCGGTCTCGGCGGTGTCGACGTGCAGCCAGAAGCTCAGCTTGGCGGTGCAGCCGGACGGGACGGCCACCGACTGGGAGAGGCTGTCGGTGTGGCTGGAGCCGTAGCCGTCCAGCCACGCCTTCCAGGAGCCGCCGTGGGCGGCCTGCGAGCTGGAGTTGTTGACGACGCCGGAGCTGGCGGTCCAGGGGGAGGCGCTACCGGTCTCGAAGCCGGGGTTGCCGAGCAGCTGGGCGGCGGTGCAGGAGCCGGTGGGCGGCGGGGTGGTGCCGCCGGAGCCGAGCAGGGCGGCGGCCAGGCCGTCGGCGATCGGGGTGCCCCAGCCGGTGACCTGGTCGTAGCCGGCCTTGGTGGAGAAGTCCTGGTTCTTGCCGCTGGTGACGTCGTGGAAGGCGCTGCCGTACGACGAGGAGTTGGTGATCGCGTAGATCTTCGGGTTGGCCTCGCCGAGCACCGGCTTGGTGGCGGCCTTGGCCTTCTGGTTGTACAGCGCGGCGAAGCCGGACCACAGCGGGGCCGCCGCCGAGGTGCCGCCGTAGACCTGCCAGCCGGGGCTGCTGGTGCCCTGGGTGTAGATCGCGAAGCCGCTGTTCGGGTCGGCGTTGGAGGAGACGTCCGGGACGGTGCGCTGGGTGCCGGTGACGTTGGTGCCGGTCTGCCAGCTCGGCTTGGCGAACTGGGTGGAGACGCCGCCGCCGGCCGTGGACCAGGCGCTCTCCGAGCTGTAGGTGGTGCCGGAGACCTTGAGGTTGGTGCCGCCGACGCCGGTGTTGTACGGGCTGGAGGCGGGGAAGTCCACCGCCTTCACCGAGGAGCCGGAGTCGGAGCGGGTGCAGTCCCGGGAGCCGTCGTCGCCGGAGGCCGAGAAGATCGAGATGCCCTGGGCGGCGGCCTGCTTGAAGGAGTTGTTCACCGCGGTCATCGAGGAGGCGGTGGTGTCCGGCTCGCAGGAGCCCCAGGAGATGGAGATGACCGAGACCCGGTTGTCCGAGACGATCTTGGCGGCCATGTCGATCTCGCCCTGGTCGCTGTTGGGCGCCTCGTACACCAGCTGGGTGGCCTTCGGGGCGACGCCGCGGACGATCTCGGAGTCCAGCTCCACCTCGCCCTGGCCGTCGCCGGGCTTGGAGTCGTAGTTCGCGCCGTCCACCGAGACGGTGCTGACCGTCGGGCCGGACAGGCCGAACTGGCTGTCGTAGGTGGCCAGGTTGGAGGACTTGTAGCCGTCGAACTCCCAGAGCGCGACGGTGGAGCCGGTGCCGTCGGCGCCCAGCTGGTTCAGCCGGTAGGCGCCGTCGTAGCCGGAGGGGCCGAAGCCGGAGGGGGTGGCCTGCGGGGTGGCGGCGCCCGGCTTGGCGATCCGGGTGGTGCGCACGGTGTGGTCGTTGAGGCCGCTGACGCCCTCGACCACGCCGGCCAGCGCGGCCGGCACCGAGGCGGCGGCGTCGTTGGCGAAGAAGGTCCGGCCGCTCTGCTGCGGGTCGGTGTACGTCGACTCGTGGGTGCCGAACGCGGCGGCGACCTGCGCGCTGGTGCCGGTGGCGTTCACCACCTGGCGGTTGTCGCTGACCGAGTCGACCTTCAGGCCCTGGGCGGTGAGGAACGCCCGGACCTGCTCGACGTCGGACGCGGTCGGGCCGAAGCGCTCGGTGAATTGCGCGGGCGTCAGGTAGTGGCCGTATTCGGCGGTGCCCGGGGTGGCGACCGCGGCCAGGAAACGGTCCAGTTCGGCGGTGTTGCGCAGTTTCAGCGAGACCGCCACGGATATCCGGCGGTCGGCGGGGACGTCACCCTGCTTGTGGGAGCGGGCGACCGCGGGGGTCACGGTCTGCGGCAGCGCCACCCGGGCGCTGGCGTTCGGCGTCGGGGCGGCCTGGGCGGTGGCGCTGCCCAGGGAGACGGCGGTGAGGGGAAGGACCGCGAGGGCGGCGGCAAGGGCGAGCGAGCGGGGTCGCACGGGCTCCTCCGGAATATCTGGCGGCGTTCCGGGTTTCGAAAACGCTCGCCAGAATCTCTCAGAGAACTCCCGGGAAAAGGCCCATGGCCGGGCAATTGCTTATTAAAAAACAGTCAACTGTGAAAGGGTGGGGGAATTCAGTTTATGAACCGAATTCCCTTTCCGTGGGGGGTGGGCACAACTGAATGTCAGGGGCGGCCCAGCCACTGGCCCAGCGCCGCCCGCAGCTCGCCCCGGGTCGGGTCGGCGCAGGCCCAGGCCGCGTACCCGTCCGGACGGACCAGCAGCACGGTGTCGCGCAGCTTGCCGTGCGGGTCGGCGGGGGCCGCGGTGACCACCCGCTCCGCCCAGGAGTCGGCCACCGACAGCTCGTCGTTGCTGATCAGCACCGCCTTGCCGGAGCGCAGCGCCTCGTGCAGCCGGGCCGGGCCGCCGGGCGCGTCCACCGCCAGCCGCAGGTCCGGGACGCGGCGGCCGACCAGCGGGTGGGCGCCCCTCTCGGCCGGGTAGGCGTACCCGATGCCGGAGACCTGCTTGGCGCCCGACTCGGCCAGCGGGCCCAGGTGTCCGGCCGCCGCGCCGAGCGCCGAGCGCAGCGCCCGGGCCGGGGCGTGCGCGCCCTGGGCGAGCCGGACCAGGGCGCCGGAGGAGCGCAGCGCCGCCCGGCCGACCGGGTGGCGCTCGGTCTGGTAGGTGTCCAGCAGGGCGTCGGGGGCCCAGCCGCGGACGGCGGCGGCCAGCTTCCAGCTCAGGTTGGCGGCGTCCTGCAGGCCGGTGTTCATGCCCTGGCCACCGGCCGGGGAGTGGCAGTGCGCGGCGTCCCCCGCCAGGAAGACCCGGCCGGAGCGGTAACTGGGCACCTGCCGCTCGTCGCTGTGGAAGCGGGAGGTCCAGCGGGTCTCCCGCACCCCGAAGTCACGGCCCATCACCTCGCGGAGCAGGTCGGAGAGTTCGGCCGGTTCCACCGGGTCGGAGTCCGGCGCCTGGTGCTCGCGGCTCCAGCCGATCACCCGGTACCAGCCGTCGCCGAACGGGGCCAGGAAGGCGAACCCGGCCTCGCCCGCGCCGGCCGTCAGCGGCTCGTCCGGCTCCCGCTCCAGCCGGACGTCGGCCAGCATCACCGAGCGCACCGCGGACTCGCCGGGGAACGGGACGCCCAGCAGGTCGCGCACCGCCGAGTGCACGCCGTCCGCGCCGACCGCGTAGCGGGCCCGGAACGACCGCTCGCCCCCGGCGGTGCGGGCGGTCAGCGTGACGCCCCGGCCGTCCTGCCGCAGGCCGGTCACCTCGGTGCCGCGGCGCAGGTCGGCACCGGCCTTGACGGCCCGCTCCCGCAGCACCCGCTCGGTGTGGTACTGCGGGGTGACCAGCACGAACGGGAAACGGGTGGGCAGGCCCGCGAGGTCGACCCGGAGCCGGCCGAACACCTGCAGCGAGGGCACCGCCCGGCCGGTGGCGATCAGCTCGTCGGCCAGGCCGCGGGCGTCCAGCAGCTCCAGGGTGCGGGCGTGCACGGCGAACGCCCGGGTCAGGTTCGACTCCTCGGCCCGCTTCTCGAGCACCGTCACCCGCAGGCCGGCCGCCGCCAGGTCGCCCGCCAGCAGCAGGCCGGTCGGGCCCGCGCCGACCACCAGCACGTCCGCGGTGAACTCCGTCTCGGACATCCGTCTCTCCCGTCGTCTTGCCGCAGAGGCCGGTGGTCACCGGACCGGAGTCCACGTCGCCCGGGTTCTCAGCGCGCTCTCAGGCTGCCATCATCGCGGGCCCATCAGGGGCTGTGAACCTCCTTCCCATGACACAGCCAGCGATGCGCCCGGCCCTCCGCCCCGCACTCCGCCCCGCCCCGGCGGCCGACGGCCGGGAACGGGCCGACGCCGTGGTGCGGACCAGGCTCGTGGAGATCGTCGTACCCGTCTACAACGAGCAGCACTCGCTGGAGCGCTGCGTCCGTGAGCTGCACGCCTACCTGTCGGAGACGTTCCCCTACGACTACCTGATCACCGTGGCGGACAACGCCTCGGTCGACGGCACCTGGGAGGTCGCCACCGCGCTCGCCGCGGAACTCGGGCCGGTGCGCGCCGTGCACCTGGACCTCAAGGGCCGCGGGCGGGCGCTGCGGCAGGTGTGGGGCACCAGCACGGCCGACGTGGTGGCGTACATGGACGTCGACCTGTCCACCGGCCTGGAGGCGTTCCTGCCGCTGGTCGCGCCGCTGCTGTCCGGGCACAGCGACCTGGCCATCGGCAGCCGGCTGCACCGGGGCTCGGCGGTGGTGCGCGGCCCGAAGCGGGAGTTCATCTCGCGCACCTACAACCTGCTGCTGCGGGCCACCATGGCGGCCAAGTTCTCCGACGCCCAGTGCGGGTTCAAGGCGGGCCGCACCGAGGTGGTCAAGCGGCTGCTGGAGCAGGTCGAGGACAACGCCTGGTTCTTCGACACCGAACTGCTGCTGCTCGCCGAGGCGTCCGGACTGCGCATCCACGAGGTGCCGGTGGACTGGGTGGACGACCCGGACAGCCGGGTCGACATCGTCCGCACCGTGCTCGACGACCTCCGGGGCATGGCCCGGGTGGCCCGGCGGACCCTGGCCGGCCGGGGCAGCGTCGACCTGCCGGACCGGGTGCGCCGGGCCCAGGTCCCGCCGGGGCTGGGCTGGCAGTCCGTCAGCTTCGCGGTGATCGGCGGCCTGTGCACGCTGGCCTACCTGCTGCTCTTCCTGGGGCTGCGGCAACTGGCCCCCGCCCTGGTGGCCAACGCGCTGGCCCTGGCCGTCACCGCGGTGGCCAACACCGCCGCGAACCGGCGCTTCACCTTCGGGGTGACCGGACGCCGGGACGCCCTCAAGCACCAACTGGAGGGCGGCCTGGCCTTCCTGGTCGGCCTGGCCCTGACCAGCGGCGGCGTCGCGGTCCTGCACGCGGCGGCCCCGACCGCCGGGCCCGGGGTCGAGCTGGCGGTCCTGGTGGCGGCGAACGCGGCCGC
This is a stretch of genomic DNA from Kitasatospora fiedleri. It encodes these proteins:
- a CDS encoding FUSC family protein, with product MSWFTALRDTARAGLTVDRSLTNPRRALRGAVAAALVVFPALFLYGPAQATSAAMGAFIAGTATFQRSFRPRASLALAAAAGLGLSTFLGYVAVGIPGAFPVVLALWAFGAGLAWAIGPTAGVVAANTLAVMMVVVQLPVSVPTAVEHGLLCSVGGAVQALVVTVWPIDSWRAQRDALADIYAGLGDYARRLRHDPVAQVDPEPFIVGRQAARLTARQARRRPPELRGLRTIAERIRPALAALADPRVGAAEEGAERDRAREVLAAAADVLDALARAIRSGDPVRLPRDTPGLALARPGSGEDLLRGAARRSARRLSGLLGRAADRLDRQDRTTVQSRTAPTTTGLRRPPLVKVAPAALATVGRQLHRHSAIFHHAARMAVVVTSAYLASRLLRIEHGYWAPMTSAMVMRPDFAQTFSRGVARVAGTAAGVLLSTAVVQLFDPGDWVLAVLAVCCMGLAYLTMRTGYAVMTVAISSYVVFLLGLQPGDPVKLAVDRVSMTLLGGFVALAAYALFPTWQTARLPERLAEWLASAGRYAAAVFGAYGDPAGGRAEREVRPALLDVREARSEMLAALDRAEVEPVRHSEQVPELSRKQFDKARSAVGMLDRSTVLLEAHLPGEDAPPVPGAGAFGEELRDATALAAASVLLGQDVDFTLLREAHRTWDHQLAALPRDDRIDVVRAGARLVMQALTELERAVRTRPQPARPEPVPLGA
- a CDS encoding TrmH family RNA methyltransferase; protein product: MSDTSVPQSGAQYDDLGDDREIGVGPHPEPWPDDPRLDPELLAAGDRRNVVDGYRYWRHEAIVADLDTRRHGFHVAVENWQHDFNIGSVVRTANAFLAGEVHIVGRRRWNRRGAMVTDRYQHVRHHGSVASLAGYAAERGLPVIGIDNLPGAVPLETFRLPERCVLLFGQEGPGLTPEAWEHAAAVCSIAQFGSTRSINAGAAAAIAMHAWVREHAAP
- a CDS encoding peptidoglycan-binding protein, whose protein sequence is MEFSDVEPDASCGCPGCADRRLARSLAARPGRCSARGARRAAFLLAAVGGVLGAGTAGVTAAPRTDSSPSIPDSPQGGVAGPYGAEVQPRRSISAQPATTRAEILQRARAWVARKVPYSMSTYWSDGYRQDCSGFVSMAWGLGSSQTTWTLPDFADRITKDDLQPGDALIYNNPKDPQGGSHAVLFGGWLDAARTRYTALEQTRPGTTERSTPYAYWSNASGYLPYRYKGLSQPMPAPDADAFPGADTFGPGKVNPYVTRLGTMLVERGGGRFYHEGPSPDWGEADRQATEAFQLAQGWRGAEADGYPGKDTWDLLVHHKGKDIPPAAPAATAPAPAPGTPAPGAPVPAPGTPAPPPPTAPTTPPAPPAPPFPGAGRFGPGQVNDDVLLLGRQLVRKGYGAAYREGPSRDWGEADRLNVAAFQRAQGWTGAEADGYPGPHTWKLLFA
- a CDS encoding protease pro-enzyme activation domain-containing protein, whose amino-acid sequence is MRPRSLALAAALAVLPLTAVSLGSATAQAAPTPNASARVALPQTVTPAVARSHKQGDVPADRRISVAVSLKLRNTAELDRFLAAVATPGTAEYGHYLTPAQFTERFGPTASDVEQVRAFLTAQGLKVDSVSDNRQVVNATGTSAQVAAAFGTHESTYTDPQQSGRTFFANDAAASVPAALAGVVEGVSGLNDHTVRTTRIAKPGAATPQATPSGFGPSGYDGAYRLNQLGADGTGSTVALWEFDGYKSSNLATYDSQFGLSGPTVSTVSVDGANYDSKPGDGQGEVELDSEIVRGVAPKATQLVYEAPNSDQGEIDMAAKIVSDNRVSVISISWGSCEPDTTASSMTAVNNSFKQAAAQGISIFSASGDDGSRDCTRSDSGSSVKAVDFPASSPYNTGVGGTNLKVSGTTYSSESAWSTAGGGVSTQFAKPSWQTGTNVTGTQRTVPDVSSNADPNSGFAIYTQGTSSPGWQVYGGTSAAAPLWSGFAALYNQKAKAATKPVLGEANPKIYAITNSSSYGSAFHDVTSGKNQDFSTKAGYDQVTGWGTPIADGLAAALLGSGGTTPPPTGSCTAAQLLGNPGFETGSASPWTASSGVVNNSSSQAAHGGSWKAWLDGYGSSHTDSLSQSVAVPSGCTAKLSFWLHVDTAETGSTAYDKLTVSVNGTTVATYSNLDKNTGYAQKTIDLSSYAGQTVTVKFNGVEDSSLQTSFVLDDTALNVS
- a CDS encoding FAD-dependent oxidoreductase, whose amino-acid sequence is MSETEFTADVLVVGAGPTGLLLAGDLAAAGLRVTVLEKRAEESNLTRAFAVHARTLELLDARGLADELIATGRAVPSLQVFGRLRVDLAGLPTRFPFVLVTPQYHTERVLRERAVKAGADLRRGTEVTGLRQDGRGVTLTARTAGGERSFRARYAVGADGVHSAVRDLLGVPFPGESAVRSVMLADVRLEREPDEPLTAGAGEAGFAFLAPFGDGWYRVIGWSREHQAPDSDPVEPAELSDLLREVMGRDFGVRETRWTSRFHSDERQVPSYRSGRVFLAGDAAHCHSPAGGQGMNTGLQDAANLSWKLAAAVRGWAPDALLDTYQTERHPVGRAALRSSGALVRLAQGAHAPARALRSALGAAAGHLGPLAESGAKQVSGIGYAYPAERGAHPLVGRRVPDLRLAVDAPGGPARLHEALRSGKAVLISNDELSVADSWAERVVTAAPADPHGKLRDTVLLVRPDGYAAWACADPTRGELRAALGQWLGRP
- a CDS encoding glycosyltransferase family 2 protein — protein: MTQPAMRPALRPALRPAPAADGRERADAVVRTRLVEIVVPVYNEQHSLERCVRELHAYLSETFPYDYLITVADNASVDGTWEVATALAAELGPVRAVHLDLKGRGRALRQVWGTSTADVVAYMDVDLSTGLEAFLPLVAPLLSGHSDLAIGSRLHRGSAVVRGPKREFISRTYNLLLRATMAAKFSDAQCGFKAGRTEVVKRLLEQVEDNAWFFDTELLLLAEASGLRIHEVPVDWVDDPDSRVDIVRTVLDDLRGMARVARRTLAGRGSVDLPDRVRRAQVPPGLGWQSVSFAVIGGLCTLAYLLLFLGLRQLAPALVANALALAVTAVANTAANRRFTFGVTGRRDALKHQLEGGLAFLVGLALTSGGVAVLHAAAPTAGPGVELAVLVAANAAATLVRFVLLRVWVFNPRRA